DNA from Salvelinus namaycush isolate Seneca chromosome 6, SaNama_1.0, whole genome shotgun sequence:
CCACTCCTCTGCTAAATGACgtcccgctctctctctttttcctcctctctctagtGACTGGGATGGATCTCTGGGGTGCTGTCATTTCAACAGGAGTGGTTTGCACCTTTTACTGCACTATGGTACTGGACATGGCAGTGATGTCAATAAATAATGCTATAAACACCATTTATCCCCTGATGTAAGGGAAATAcggatggaggttaggttgagacATGATTTGTGTAGCACTGTGGTGACCTTTGTGGTGACCTTTAAACCATGTATGTAACACGGCTGTGGTGTGTATTGTGACAGGGCGGTCTGAAGGCGGTGGTGTGGACGGATGTGTTCCAGGTGGGCATCATGGTGGCAGGCTTCCTGTCTGTCATCATCAGAGCCGTGGTCCTGCAGGGAGGAGTCTCCAACATCCTCAACCACGCAGAGTTCGGAGGACGACTCAACTTCTGGGAGTGAGTAGATTGTCATTGTcatggccctcgcttcatactcgtcgccaaacccactggctccaggtcatctacaagaccctgctaggtaaagtccccccttatctcagctcgctggtcaccatagcagcacctacctgtagcacgcgctccagcaggtatatctctctggtcacccccaaaaccaattcttcctttggccgcctctccttacagttctctgctgccaatgactggaacgaactacaaaaatctctgaaactggaaacacttatctccctcactagctttaagcaccagctgtcagagcagctcatagattactgcacctgtacatagcccatctataatttagcccaaacaactacctctttacctactgtatttatttatttatttattttgctcctttgcaccccattatttctatctctactttttctatctctactatctctacttttatttttattttttacttgctatattgtatttacttcgccaccatggcctttttatatttttatttgtttatatatatattttgtttgccttcacctcccttatctcacctcacttgctcatattgtatatagacttatttttcaatgtattattgactgtatgtttgttttactccatgtgtaactatgtgttgttgtatgtgtcgaactgctttgctttatcttggccaggtcgcaattgtaaatgagaacgtgttctcaatttgcctacctggttaaataaaggtgaaataaataaaataaataaaaaatgtagatcATAGATGTAAAAGAGCAGGAGAAGAGTCTGCACCTGGACATTGTGCAGTATGTTGGCACAAAATAAAAGACATTGCAAAAGGGCGtaatgaatctctctctctctctctctctctctctctctctctctctctctctctctgtctctctgtctctgtctctgtctctgtctctgtctctgtctctgtctctgtctctgtctctgtctctgtctctgtctctgtctctgtctctgtctctgtctctcctttatAGCTTTGATGCTAGTCCACTGAGGAGGCACACCTTCTGGACAATCACAATTGGAGGCACATTTGTCTGGACCAGTATCTATGGGATCAACCAAGCCCAGGTGCAGAGATACATCTCTTGCAAATCCATGACTCAGGCCAAAATGTGAGTCATCATCTTCCTGGAAGGATAGAGTAGAGCATGAAGATCTATTTCCTGTTTGCCCCAGTGTTAATAGTGGAAGTGACAGCactttagcaacatgaaatcttattcaAATGTGTTCAtctacacccccaggaagaacaTGACACAAAAAATTATCTGGCAagcgagcacttagatatggtcattttaaCATTgataaattcttagaatgtttggaAATCAcgtatactaaggcatttgtgaaaattctatagaaATAAAGagtggggcctcccgagtggcgcagcggtctaagacactactTCGcaatgcttgaggcgtcactacagaccctggttcgatcccaggctgtgtcacagccggccttGACCGGGAGACttatgaggcggcgcacaattggcccagcatcatccaggttaggggagggtttgtccagctgggatttccttgtcccatcgcactctagcgactccttgtggctggCCGGGCGCCTACAAGCTGACTTCTGTgaccagctggacggtgtttccgcTGACACattgcggctggcttccgggtaagcgagcagtgtgtcaagaagccgtgtttcggaggacgcgtggctgtcaaccttcgcctctcccgagtccgtaagggagttgcagcgatgggacaagactgtaactaccaattaggGGTAAAAAGTGAAAAAATtataatatagagtgggaaagtggGCGAGCATTTTGActattaatagacactgcagtaaatagaatcgaataaaaacatctgtctcgtCCAAGACTCCAAGTCTAGAACAGACCGGTGCGCTATAGCAAAGCAGAGCTACAGTAAGGCTTTATACAAACAAGCcatttgagtaaaagtctgaaagtatttggttttaaatatacttaagtatcaaaagtaaaccaGATGGtgcgattttcttgtttttttttaaaatttagtgatagctaggggcacactccaacacacataatTTACCAAAAaagaatttgtgtttagtgagtccgccagatcagaggcagtagggatgaccagggatgtgtattggaccatttttctgtcctgctaagcattccaaATGTAACAAGTTTTTTGCGCGTGAGGGAAAATGTATGGTAATAAAAGTACATtctttctttagaaatgtagtgaagtaaaatataaagttgtcaaaaatataaatagtaaagtactgatacccccaaaaacgacttaagtagtaatttaaagtattttcacttaagtactttacaccactggtgtttacaggcagttgcaacagcgCAACTTTAGATTGTTAGCTAGaacgcattcgccaaaagccacaaaatactcctgaatggatttctgcaaatatgtaaacaccatgggagtcctcttacatttgggaccCAACAGTCTTATTCATCAAACAACCCTGAAAATgtgggctctctctccctcagttatgtacatcaacaacaacaagatcaacaactaatagtagccagagcaagatgagctaaaaaTCTAAcaaaggaacattagataaacccctTTTTCTGATAGTTGGCCGCCAAAATTGCACTGACAAACGATGGGGAAGTGCAACCTACTCGTCCTTCTGATAACACAAACTCTGGCTCTCCCCctccccgttctctctctctttcgctctctcctttctctctctttcccctctttctgtcactcttctttctctctctctgtattctctTCCCAGGTCTCTCTACATTAACTTATTAGGACTGTGGATCATCATGCTGTGTTCTGTGTTTGCGGGGCTGTGTCTGTACTCCGTCTACAAGCACTGTGACCCCTGGACAGCAGGCATGGTGTCTGCTCCAGATCAGGTTGAGGACACAAACCAGGAAATAACACTTTAATAAGGaccgcaggttgacgtttattggaatgagtcttgtcctggaggcagaactgagcgatttctgATAGATGggccaggttagggttaggtatattaAGGTGAATGTTAGGGTTGAGATTTTATGACAGATTTTGTGGCTGTGTCTGTTAGCGAACCCTCTGCaaagctgcctccagaacaagactcATGAAGAAAAAAGCTAACCTACATAAATACCAGGCACAGTCAATATTACTATTCTGCCAGACTGTCACTTTACGGATATATTTTCTAAAATATTTGTTTAAACTGATAACATTCACCGCCACTAAGTGTAACCACCTTAAACTATTTTTTGTGGGaaaacagtcccccccccccctcatcggCCACACATCCAGATTGTTCCCAGGAAAATATCTCAAATAACCAAAACCCAGTGCTACCACTCAGAGAGACACTGACTACTGACCACGCCCTCTTTCTCTGTACAGCTGATGCCATATATGGTGATGGACATCCTGAGAGACTACCCTGGACTGCCAGGATTGTTTGTGGCTGCAGCCTACAGTGGGACCCTAAGGTTACTATTCCCATCTAGTACTTATACTGTATGTCAAACTTGATCTTACGTTTGATTATGTCAGTATGTTACATTATGTTATATACACACTAGATTAAGTACCCTTTTGTTACTATTTGTACTGTATGCAATATCTCATGGTTCATAATATCACGACTATGACTAAATATTTACTCTCGCAGCCTATGGTGGGACACAAAGATTACTATTTACacagcactcacacacactgttatatttctAGGTAAATAATGGCATTATATTTGCTCTCTCTTGTCCACAGCACGGTATCGTCCAGTGTCAATGCTCTGGCTGCCGTGACTATTGAAGACCTGATCAAGCCATACACACACATGTCAGAGAAACACCTGTCCTGGACCTCTAAAGGCCTCAGTGAGTGTATAATATCAATAGGTGTCTTTGCATTTACCACAGAACTCAGAGAGCTATATTCATGTTTGATGATATATTTATCTTCTTATTGATATATTCTTGCTGATATTAGAAATGAATAAACCATGATTTATCATGATTTTAACTGCTATCCCTATGCTCCATTCTAGGCTTTCTGTATGGGGCTCTCTGTATTGGAATGGCTGGCATAGCCTCACTCATGGGAAGTCTGCTGCAGGTATGCGATACAACAAAAGGTGTATGTCTTTCTACAAAAAAATATGTTGTCTTGAGGTTCGCAACTCTAAAATATGTCTCTGTTTCCTCCTGTAGGCAGCTATCAGTATCTTTGGGATCATCGGAGGGCCTTTACTGGGTCTCTTCTCGCTGGGGATCCTCTGTCCATACGCCAATGCCACAGTCAGTACAGTCTCTTTAACAAAAGCAGGATTATAAGCATCTAACTGTTAGCTAACCTCTCTGAATGTTTATGTTGAAGTGTTGATGTGTtatttctgtgtgttctgtgctgCAGGGGGGCTTGGCTGGTCTGCTCTCTGGGGTGGTTATGTCTCTGTGGGTGGGGATAGGGGCCCAGTTTTACCCTCCTCTACCAAAGCAGAGCAGGCCTCTGGGTCTGACCACACATGGCTGTAACTTCACAACCGCAGCCGATGCGTTCAACTGGACCGCATCCCCAACAGAACCAAGCctatacactacagtactacagcaaaATACAGCAGAGAGGTACGTTGTGGGCTTCAGTATCTTTGGTTAAGGACAGGACACACTTTTGCTGAAGGGAACAAGTATATTGTTATGGGCACAGTTGAAACAAATATTCAGTTAGAAATGTACTGTAGAACAGGAATAATTTTGTCATGTTAGAATAGCGAACTGCATCAGCTGTAAACAATATATGCAACATTATAACTGTTGGATGCCACTATGTTTGTCTCCTCTACAGACCCTTCCTGGCTGATAACTGGTACTCCCTGTCCTATCTCTACTTCAGTCCTATTGGGACACTTACAACACTGGCTGTTGGACTGGTGGTCAGTCTACTTTCAGGTACTCTTCCCCAAATGGTAGTGTTGCTTCTTACCATATTACATGTTGTATCTAATTAACATGTTTTTCTTTTACACTAAAACGTGTCTCTTTCCAGGGGGTATGAAGTTGAATTTGGAACCAAGGGTGACTTTGATGAAAGAAGATACAATGTTATTTTGCTTTTACAAGCTCTTTAAAGAAAGGGTAAGTGATTTGAGTGTTTCAATAAATAACCTCCACGACGTTCTCTCTCTTTCAACCACTATCCGGTATTAATTTAGCTTTCATCCATACCTAGGCCATGAGAAGAGCAGGAGAGCTGGACCTCACAAAAACCAGAGAGAACAAATTGGGAAACAATAACCCCGGCTTCTGCAATGTCCACGAGTTGGATTTCAGAAAGAGCAGTCTTCCTACATAACATACTGATAAAAACATGACTTAACAGTTGCTCTTTCTTCTCATACTTCTCCCTCCCCAGTGCCGCTGTTTTTCACGTGACTCATGAATGTCCTTACAGATTGTATCAATATCTCATCTATATCCTCATATTTCTATATACAGTGTCCTCAGAAAgtattattccacattttgttgtgttacagcctgaatttaaaaaaactattctcacccatctacacacaataccccataatgacaaagtgaaaacttgtttttagaaAAGTTAGCAAattgattgaaaatgaaatacagaaatatctaatttacataagttttcacacctctgagtcaatacattttagaaacacctttggcagtgattacagctgtgtgtctttacagctgtgtgtctcttagagctttgcacatctggattgttCAATATTTGCCAATATTttacaattcttcaagctctgtcaaattggttgttgatcattgctagacaaccattttcaagtcttgccacatATTTtgaagcagatttaagtcaaaacattcacagtcttcttggtaagcaactccagtgtagatttggccttgttttaattgtaaaaaatgtattttatttaactaggcaagtcagttaaaaacaaattcttatttacaatgactgcctacaccagccaaacctggacaatgctgggccaaatgtgctccaccctatgggactcccaatcacagccagttgtgatacagcctaaaTTTGAACCAGTGACGccgtctgtagtgacgcctcaagctgtagtgacgcttcaagcgctgaaatgcagtgccttagaccactgcgccactcccgctgaaaggtgaattaatctcccagtgtctggtggaaagcagactgaaccaggttttcctctaggattttcccTGTGCCaattattttttatcctgaaaaactccccagtctttaccGATTACATACAACATATGCATAACAtgttgcagccaccactatgcttgaaaatatggagagtggtactcagtaacgtattggatttgccccaaacataactctttgtattcaggacaaaaagtgaattgctgtgccacattttttgcagtattacttaagcaccttgttgtaaacaggatgtttaggaatatttgtattctgtacaggcttccttcttttcactctgtcaattaggttagtatt
Protein-coding regions in this window:
- the slc5a8 gene encoding sodium-coupled monocarboxylate transporter 1, with the translated sequence MAVSPVIGSFVAADYAVFALMLLVSAAIGVYYAIAGKGQSSTREFLMGGQSMTAVPVALSLTASFMSAITVLATPAEVYRYGASYGLFSLSYVLVVVVSSEVFLPVFYRLGITSTYEYLEIRFNRATRLLGTVMFIVQTILYTGIVIYAPALALNQVTGMDLWGAVISTGVVCTFYCTMGGLKAVVWTDVFQVGIMVAGFLSVIIRAVVLQGGVSNILNHAEFGGRLNFWDFDASPLRRHTFWTITIGGTFVWTSIYGINQAQVQRYISCKSMTQAKMSLYINLLGLWIIMLCSVFAGLCLYSVYKHCDPWTAGMVSAPDQLMPYMVMDILRDYPGLPGLFVAAAYSGTLSTVSSSVNALAAVTIEDLIKPYTHMSEKHLSWTSKGLSFLYGALCIGMAGIASLMGSLLQAAISIFGIIGGPLLGLFSLGILCPYANATGGLAGLLSGVVMSLWVGIGAQFYPPLPKQSRPLGLTTHGCNFTTAADAFNWTASPTEPSLYTTVLQQNTAERPFLADNWYSLSYLYFSPIGTLTTLAVGLVVSLLSGGMKLNLEPRVTLMKEDTMLFCFYKLFKERCRCFSRDS